A part of Astatotilapia calliptera chromosome 15, fAstCal1.2, whole genome shotgun sequence genomic DNA contains:
- the aida gene encoding axin interactor, dorsalization-associated protein isoform X2 produces the protein MSDVNKTIQKWHASFKKGTDFDSWGQLVEAIDEYQILARQLQKEVQSANSSDFTEEQKKTLAKIATCLEMRSASLQCTQSKEEFNLEDLKKLETIIRNVLTYNKEFPFDVQPVPLRKIFAPGEEENLELEEEEDATAGAGSTEAFPPRAPALQGTLLPRLPSEPGMTLLTIRIEKIGLKDAGQCIDPYMTISVKDVNGVDLNPVQDTPVATRKEDTYIHFSVDVEVQRHVEKLPKGAAIFFEFKHYKPKKRFTSTKCFAFMEMDEIKPGPIVIELYKKPTDFKRKKLQLLTKKPLYLHLHQTLHKDS, from the exons ATGTCTGATGTCAACAAGACTATTCAGAAATGGCACGCCAGTTTTAAGAAAGGCACAGACTTTGACTCGTGGGGACAATTAGTGGAGGCTATAGATGAGTACCAAAT TTTGGCAAGACAACTGcaaaaagaagtccagtcaGCAAATTCATCAGACTTCACCGAAGAGCAGAAG aaaactcTGGCAAAGATTGCAACATGTCTGGAGATGAGAAGTGCCAGTTTGCAG TGCACTCAGTCAAAGGAAGAGTTCAACTTAGAAGACCTGAAGAAACTGGAAACCA TAATTAGAAATGTACTCACCTACAACAAAGAGTTTCCATTCGATGTTCAGCCGGTGCCGTTAAG GAAAATCTTTGCTCCAGGTGAAGAGGAGAACCTCgagctggaagaggaggaggatgccaCAGCGGGAGCAGGTTCAACGGAAGCTTTTCCGCCACGGGCTCCTG CTTTGCAAG GTACCTTGTTACCACGGCTACCCTCAGAGCCTGGGATGACGCTACTTACAATAAGGATTGAAAAAATTGGGTTAAAGGACGCCGGACAGTGCATTGATCCTTACATGACCATCAGTGTCAAAG ATGTAAACGGTGTCGATCTGAACCCGGTGCAGGATACCCCCGTGGCCACCAGAAAGGAAGACACGTACATTCACTTCAGTGTGGACGTGGAGGTCCAGAGACATGTGGAGAAATTACCAAAAG GAGCAGCTATCTTCTTTGAATTCAAGCACTACAAACCCAAAAAGAGGTTCACCAGCACAAAGTGTTTTGCCTTCATGGAAATGGACGAGATCAAACCCGGGCCGATCGTAATTGAGCT GTACAAGAAGCCCACGGactttaagaggaagaaactgcAGCTTCTCACAAAGAAACCACTTTATCTCCATCTTCATCAGACGTTACACAAAGACAGCTAA
- the aida gene encoding axin interactor, dorsalization-associated protein isoform X3, with amino-acid sequence MSDVNKTIQKWHASFKKGTDFDSWGQLVEAIDEYQILARQLQKEVQSANSSDFTEEQKKTLAKIATCLEMRSASLQCTQSKEEFNLEDLKKLETIIRNVLTYNKEFPFDVQPVPLRKIFAPGEEENLELEEEEDATAGAGSTEAFPPRAPGTLLPRLPSEPGMTLLTIRIEKIGLKDAGQCIDPYMTISVKDVNGVDLNPVQDTPVATRKEDTYIHFSVDVEVQRHVEKLPKGAAIFFEFKHYKPKKRFTSTKCFAFMEMDEIKPGPIVIELYKKPTDFKRKKLQLLTKKPLYLHLHQTLHKDS; translated from the exons ATGTCTGATGTCAACAAGACTATTCAGAAATGGCACGCCAGTTTTAAGAAAGGCACAGACTTTGACTCGTGGGGACAATTAGTGGAGGCTATAGATGAGTACCAAAT TTTGGCAAGACAACTGcaaaaagaagtccagtcaGCAAATTCATCAGACTTCACCGAAGAGCAGAAG aaaactcTGGCAAAGATTGCAACATGTCTGGAGATGAGAAGTGCCAGTTTGCAG TGCACTCAGTCAAAGGAAGAGTTCAACTTAGAAGACCTGAAGAAACTGGAAACCA TAATTAGAAATGTACTCACCTACAACAAAGAGTTTCCATTCGATGTTCAGCCGGTGCCGTTAAG GAAAATCTTTGCTCCAGGTGAAGAGGAGAACCTCgagctggaagaggaggaggatgccaCAGCGGGAGCAGGTTCAACGGAAGCTTTTCCGCCACGGGCTCCTG GTACCTTGTTACCACGGCTACCCTCAGAGCCTGGGATGACGCTACTTACAATAAGGATTGAAAAAATTGGGTTAAAGGACGCCGGACAGTGCATTGATCCTTACATGACCATCAGTGTCAAAG ATGTAAACGGTGTCGATCTGAACCCGGTGCAGGATACCCCCGTGGCCACCAGAAAGGAAGACACGTACATTCACTTCAGTGTGGACGTGGAGGTCCAGAGACATGTGGAGAAATTACCAAAAG GAGCAGCTATCTTCTTTGAATTCAAGCACTACAAACCCAAAAAGAGGTTCACCAGCACAAAGTGTTTTGCCTTCATGGAAATGGACGAGATCAAACCCGGGCCGATCGTAATTGAGCT GTACAAGAAGCCCACGGactttaagaggaagaaactgcAGCTTCTCACAAAGAAACCACTTTATCTCCATCTTCATCAGACGTTACACAAAGACAGCTAA
- the aida gene encoding axin interactor, dorsalization-associated protein isoform X1 — protein MSDVNKTIQKWHASFKKGTDFDSWGQLVEAIDEYQILARQLQKEVQSANSSDFTEEQKKTLAKIATCLEMRSASLQCTQSKEEFNLEDLKKLETIIRNVLTYNKEFPFDVQPVPLRKIFAPGEEENLELEEEEDATAGAGSTEAFPPRAPAALQGTLLPRLPSEPGMTLLTIRIEKIGLKDAGQCIDPYMTISVKDVNGVDLNPVQDTPVATRKEDTYIHFSVDVEVQRHVEKLPKGAAIFFEFKHYKPKKRFTSTKCFAFMEMDEIKPGPIVIELYKKPTDFKRKKLQLLTKKPLYLHLHQTLHKDS, from the exons ATGTCTGATGTCAACAAGACTATTCAGAAATGGCACGCCAGTTTTAAGAAAGGCACAGACTTTGACTCGTGGGGACAATTAGTGGAGGCTATAGATGAGTACCAAAT TTTGGCAAGACAACTGcaaaaagaagtccagtcaGCAAATTCATCAGACTTCACCGAAGAGCAGAAG aaaactcTGGCAAAGATTGCAACATGTCTGGAGATGAGAAGTGCCAGTTTGCAG TGCACTCAGTCAAAGGAAGAGTTCAACTTAGAAGACCTGAAGAAACTGGAAACCA TAATTAGAAATGTACTCACCTACAACAAAGAGTTTCCATTCGATGTTCAGCCGGTGCCGTTAAG GAAAATCTTTGCTCCAGGTGAAGAGGAGAACCTCgagctggaagaggaggaggatgccaCAGCGGGAGCAGGTTCAACGGAAGCTTTTCCGCCACGGGCTCCTG CAGCTTTGCAAG GTACCTTGTTACCACGGCTACCCTCAGAGCCTGGGATGACGCTACTTACAATAAGGATTGAAAAAATTGGGTTAAAGGACGCCGGACAGTGCATTGATCCTTACATGACCATCAGTGTCAAAG ATGTAAACGGTGTCGATCTGAACCCGGTGCAGGATACCCCCGTGGCCACCAGAAAGGAAGACACGTACATTCACTTCAGTGTGGACGTGGAGGTCCAGAGACATGTGGAGAAATTACCAAAAG GAGCAGCTATCTTCTTTGAATTCAAGCACTACAAACCCAAAAAGAGGTTCACCAGCACAAAGTGTTTTGCCTTCATGGAAATGGACGAGATCAAACCCGGGCCGATCGTAATTGAGCT GTACAAGAAGCCCACGGactttaagaggaagaaactgcAGCTTCTCACAAAGAAACCACTTTATCTCCATCTTCATCAGACGTTACACAAAGACAGCTAA
- the rnf8 gene encoding E3 ubiquitin-protein ligase rnf8 isoform X1 translates to MDKETAADCCAAEDDEYPDSEVFCLMRVGRNSDWLRLFENTEITIGRGVDVTYQLLSPTCPLMISRLHCTFRQSEDGHWTVTDKKSLNGVWVNGTRLPSDEAHPVRLGDSIQLGVPVIGNKAEFDYVVVQKPLRDIKRFLAKKLVERVTSKSAHISKKPKRKLTMEEVEPSTSKPKLYRCSSADKSLAVPCPLSPLKGQQRLSHIKPEGTRPGRDDRQAERPSDGSSATRDFDNLQMYSQNILLLREQVDNTQRQVASLEGEPRQADPLREEQVRELRGQLDTLRAKMHRMETLEKSFSETKRLLEEQKTQQQEELLKKQLEEALQEQKKVIGELALSRQGFEEILLAKNKELEVTKEEKEKARAQKEEVVTQVTEVLENELQCIICSELFIEAVILNCAHSFCCYCINQWRKKKDECPICRQAIQSQTRCLALDNCIDRMVENLSLDMKARRQTLISERKDKRAVDHEVIRSAAESAEVMVIPDDDSSSNSNSNSDSNSDSSMVSIDSSLSSVLSVDTDSSIHLESSSPYSGYSDDSSDEDED, encoded by the exons ATGGATAAAGAGACGGCGGCGGATTGCTGTGCGGCTGAAGACGATGAATATCCGGACTCGGAGGTTTTTTGTCTGATGAGAGTCGGGAGGAACTCAGACTGGCTTCGCTTGTTCGAAAACACAGAG ATCACCATTGGACGTGGTGTGGATGTAACCTACCAACTACTGTCTCCCACCTGTCCCCTAATGATCTCCAGACTGCACTGCACTTTCAGGCAAAGTGAAGACGGCCACTGGACAGTGACAGACAAGAAG agTCTTAATGGTGTTTGGGTGAATGGAACTCGTCTGCCTTCCGATGAAGCCCATCCGGTCAGGCTCGGAGACTCCATACAGCTCGGAGTTCCTGTAATTGGAAACAAAGCAGAGTTTGACTATGTCGTCGTCCAGAAGCCCCTCAGAGACATTAAACGCTTCCTGGCAAAGAAACTGGTAGAGCGAGTAACTTCAAAATCTGCCCACATATCCAAGAAGCCCAAGAGGAAATTGACCATGGAAGAAGTGGAGCCATCTACCTCGAAGCCCAAACTCTACCGCTGCTCTTCTGCAGACAAGTCCTTGGCAGTGCCCTGCCCTTTATCTCCGCTAAAAGGTCAGCAGCGACTCAGTCACATAAAGCCAGAGGGAACCAGACCTGGCAGAGATGACCGTCAAGCAGAACGACCTTCAGATGGCTCCAGTGCTACCCGTGACTTTGACAACTTGCAAAT GTACAGTCAGAACATTCTGCTCTTAAGGGAGCAGGTGGATAACACCCAGAGGCAGGTCGCCTCCCTGGAGGGGGAGCCCCGACAGGCTGACCCGCTCAGAGAggagcaggtcagggagctgcGGGGTCAACTAGATACACTCAGAGCTAAAATGCACAGGATGGAGACATTAGAGAAGTCTTTTAGTGAGACTAAAAGGCTGCTAGAg GAGCAGAAAACGCAGCAACAAGAGgagcttttaaaaaagcagcttGAAGAGGCCCTGCAAGAA CAAAAGAAAGTGATAGGTGAACTTGCGCTCTCCCGACAAGGCTTTGAAGAGATTCTCTTGGCCAAAAACAAGGAGTTGGAGGTGACAAAG gaggaaaaggaaaaggcaAGAGCCCAAAAAGAGGAAGTAGTTACACAAGTGACTGAAGTGCTGGAGAATGAGCTTCAGTGCATCATCTGCTCAGAGCTCTTCATTGAG GCCGTCATTCTGAACTGCGCTCATAGCTTCTGCTGTTACTGCATCAATCAGTGGCGCAAAAAGAAAGATGAGTGTCCCATCTGCCGGCAGGCCATCCAGTCTCAGACCCGCTGTCTGGCGCTGGACAACTGCATCGACCGTATGGTGGAAAACCTGAGCCTGGACATGAAGGCGAGGCGGCAGACCCTCATCTCTGAGAGGAAAG ATAAGCGAGCTGTTGACCATGAAGTCATCAGATCAG CAGCTGAATCTGCAGAGGTGATGGTGATCCCCGATGATGACAgtagcagcaacagcaacagcaacagcgACAGCAACAGCGATAGCAGCATGGTGTCCATAGATAGCAGCCTCAGCTCCGTGTTGTCTGTGGACACGGACAGTAGCATCCATTTGGAGTCCAGCTCTCCGTACAGCGGATACTCTGATGACAGTTCTGATGAAGATGAGGATTAG
- the rnf8 gene encoding E3 ubiquitin-protein ligase rnf8 isoform X2, giving the protein MDKETAADCCAAEDDEYPDSEVFCLMRVGRNSDWLRLFENTEITIGRGVDVTYQLLSPTCPLMISRLHCTFRQSEDGHWTVTDKKSLNGVWVNGTRLPSDEAHPVRLGDSIQLGVPVIGNKAEFDYVVVQKPLRDIKRFLAKKLVERVTSKSAHISKKPKRKLTMEEVEPSTSKPKLYRCSSADKSLAVPCPLSPLKGQQRLSHIKPEGTRPGRDDRQAERPSDGSSATRDFDNLQMYSQNILLLREQVDNTQRQVASLEGEPRQADPLREEQVRELRGQLDTLRAKMHRMETLEKSFSETKRLLEEQKTQQQEELLKKQLEEALQEQKKVIGELALSRQGFEEILLAKNKELEVTKEEKEKARAQKEEVVTQVTEVLENELQCIICSELFIEAVILNCAHSFCCYCINQWRKKKDECPICRQAIQSQTRCLALDNCIDRMVENLSLDMKARRQTLISERKGER; this is encoded by the exons ATGGATAAAGAGACGGCGGCGGATTGCTGTGCGGCTGAAGACGATGAATATCCGGACTCGGAGGTTTTTTGTCTGATGAGAGTCGGGAGGAACTCAGACTGGCTTCGCTTGTTCGAAAACACAGAG ATCACCATTGGACGTGGTGTGGATGTAACCTACCAACTACTGTCTCCCACCTGTCCCCTAATGATCTCCAGACTGCACTGCACTTTCAGGCAAAGTGAAGACGGCCACTGGACAGTGACAGACAAGAAG agTCTTAATGGTGTTTGGGTGAATGGAACTCGTCTGCCTTCCGATGAAGCCCATCCGGTCAGGCTCGGAGACTCCATACAGCTCGGAGTTCCTGTAATTGGAAACAAAGCAGAGTTTGACTATGTCGTCGTCCAGAAGCCCCTCAGAGACATTAAACGCTTCCTGGCAAAGAAACTGGTAGAGCGAGTAACTTCAAAATCTGCCCACATATCCAAGAAGCCCAAGAGGAAATTGACCATGGAAGAAGTGGAGCCATCTACCTCGAAGCCCAAACTCTACCGCTGCTCTTCTGCAGACAAGTCCTTGGCAGTGCCCTGCCCTTTATCTCCGCTAAAAGGTCAGCAGCGACTCAGTCACATAAAGCCAGAGGGAACCAGACCTGGCAGAGATGACCGTCAAGCAGAACGACCTTCAGATGGCTCCAGTGCTACCCGTGACTTTGACAACTTGCAAAT GTACAGTCAGAACATTCTGCTCTTAAGGGAGCAGGTGGATAACACCCAGAGGCAGGTCGCCTCCCTGGAGGGGGAGCCCCGACAGGCTGACCCGCTCAGAGAggagcaggtcagggagctgcGGGGTCAACTAGATACACTCAGAGCTAAAATGCACAGGATGGAGACATTAGAGAAGTCTTTTAGTGAGACTAAAAGGCTGCTAGAg GAGCAGAAAACGCAGCAACAAGAGgagcttttaaaaaagcagcttGAAGAGGCCCTGCAAGAA CAAAAGAAAGTGATAGGTGAACTTGCGCTCTCCCGACAAGGCTTTGAAGAGATTCTCTTGGCCAAAAACAAGGAGTTGGAGGTGACAAAG gaggaaaaggaaaaggcaAGAGCCCAAAAAGAGGAAGTAGTTACACAAGTGACTGAAGTGCTGGAGAATGAGCTTCAGTGCATCATCTGCTCAGAGCTCTTCATTGAG GCCGTCATTCTGAACTGCGCTCATAGCTTCTGCTGTTACTGCATCAATCAGTGGCGCAAAAAGAAAGATGAGTGTCCCATCTGCCGGCAGGCCATCCAGTCTCAGACCCGCTGTCTGGCGCTGGACAACTGCATCGACCGTATGGTGGAAAACCTGAGCCTGGACATGAAGGCGAGGCGGCAGACCCTCATCTCTGAGAGGAAAGGTGAGAG ATAA